In one Acomys russatus chromosome X, mAcoRus1.1, whole genome shotgun sequence genomic region, the following are encoded:
- the LOC127185190 gene encoding uncharacterized protein LOC127185190 — protein sequence LIFRFTYARECIYKLSGLLSSLTAFLLEIVLACSSCWRLWEFNSTVVPFVSFGLWEAYYPQEVNVSGSLNKILVNTPIDSTWTIPPEFLYAQNLIVCAILIKPVVLVFSAMAIKISCMKDPFVEMQIYCQKMAALVLFTSSLFTFSSVSVNYLDDLYGQSTLDFPADFPVQKEDLRCKHLTAVFPVGLLIATTSLFGVIMFLSDIIYLKQESQVKAKYASKVASQEA from the coding sequence CTCATCTTCAGATTTACATATGCAAGGGAGTGCATCTACAAACTGAGTGGGCTGCTTAGCAGCCTAACGGCTTTCTTGCTTGAAATAGTCCTTGCATGCAGCTCATGCTGGCGCCTGTGGGAATTCAACAGCACAGTAGTTCCGTTTGTGTCCTTTGGGCTATGGGAAGCTTACTACCCTCAAGAAGTTAATGTTTCTGGTTCCCTAAATAAGATCCTGGTGAACACTCCTATCGATTCAACTTGGACCATTCCACCTGAATTCCTGTATGCCCAGAACCTGATAGTTTGTGCCATTTTGATAAAGCCTGTAGTTCTTGTTTTCAGCGCAATGGCCATTAAGATCAGCTGCATGAAAGACCCATTTGTCGAGATGCAGATATACTGCCAAAAGATGGCTGCCTTAGTTCTGTTTACAAGTAGCCTCTTCACGTTTTCTTCTGTGAGTGTGAACTACCTGGACGATCTTTATGGACAATCTACTCTGGACTTCCCTGCTGACTTCCCTGTCCAGAAAGAAGACCTGAGATGCAAACATCTTACAGCAGTATTCCCAGTAGGGCTCCTGATAGCCACCACGTCACTCTTTGGTGTGATCATGTTTCTTTCTGATATAATCTATTTGAAACAAGAAAGTCAGGTGAAGGCCAAGTATGCTTCCAAAGTGGCCTCTCAAGAAGCCTGA